From the Catalinimonas alkaloidigena genome, the window GGCGTAGAGGTTGATGGCCGCAAACGCCAGCGTGAAAAACGACTGCCGGTGTGTCAGGGTCAGCGTGTCGGTGAAGGCCAGTTCCCGCGCGAGCGGCGAACCGTCCGCACCCGGTGCCTGCCGCTGGTCGAACAGGTACAGGTCGCTCAGGTAGAAAGGCGCGTCGAAGCGGGGCGGCTGCACCTGCTGCGGCGCGAACACGTTGAAGCCGTTGGTGCCGCCGAAGTACAGCTCGCCCGTTCGGCTTTTTAGCACCGATTTCAGGAAGAACGAATTGCCCTGCAACCCGTCGGACACGTCGTAGTGGACGCTGGTTCCGGCCTGCGGATCGAAAGCGATCAGGCCCACGTTCGAACTGAGCCAGAGTTGCCCCTGGTGGTCGGTGGCGAGGGCTTTCAGCGTGTGCGGCAGGTGGTAACGTTCGCTGTAGCGTACGAACCGATCGGCCGCCTCGTCGTACCGGTCCAGCCCGCCCGATTCGCTGACGACCCAGAGCTGGCCCAGGCCATCTTCCGCCACCATGTTTACCCCGTTGCTGCTGATCGTCGTGGTGTCCTGCCGGTGGGCGTAGTGCCGCATCTGTGGTCCCTCGATCACAAACAGGCCGCTGTAGGTACTGATCCAGAGCCGTCCCTTCGTGTCTTTGTAGAGGTGGTTGATCCAGGCCGGGGCACGCAAATCGAACGGAAAGCGGTCGTTATTCCGGTGGTGGATGATCTCGTGCGTACGCAGATCCAGCACCGCTAGCCCCTCGCCGTGTGTCCCGATCCACAGCAGCGAATCGTCGGGCAGTACGGCCTTCAGGTTGTTATAGGGCAGCGAATGGGGATCGGCCGGATCGTGCATGAACACCTGCGCCCGCCGCGTAGCGGGATCGAACTGTACTAGGCCACCGCTCCAGGTCGCTACCCAGAGTTGCCCGTTTCGGTCCTGTTTCAGGTCCATCACGGCGTTGCTGCTCAGGCCCTGTTGCGTCGTCACGTGAGAAAACCGCTGGGTTTGCGGCTCGAAGCGCGACAGGCCGCCCCCGTCCGTCCCGACCCAGATCGTACCCCGGTCGTCTTCCAGGAAGCTGGACACCACGGGATGGTTCAGGCCACCGGGGCCTTTGTGCTGTGCATACGAGCGGAAGACATTCTTGCCCGGATTGGTGTAAAACAGGCCCTGCCCGCGTGTGGCGAACCACAGATTCCCGAAACTGTCTTCGCAGAAGGAGGTCACGGTCCGTGCCTGTACCTCCGGTTTTTTGTAAGCGGGATTGGTAAACGGCTGGAAGTTGCCTTGATCGTCCAGGAAGTAGGCATTGGCGTTGCTGACGCCCACCCAGAGTTGCCCGGTGTGGTCTTCGTAGAGGCTGGAAATCATGTCCTGTCCCGTTCCCGCTTCGTCTGAAAAGCGGGGGTACTGGCGCAGCACGTCTCCGTCCTGGTTCAGCAGCGTAATCCCCCGGTCGAACGTCCCGACCCAGACACGCCCCGGCCCGTCGATGTACACGGAACGGATCTTGTTGCTGGAGAGACGCTGTGGGTCGTCTGCCTCGTGGGTAAGGCGCACGAATGTGCCGGTGCGGGGGGCAAAGCGCGTCACGCCGCCGTTGAACGTGCCCAGCCAGAGGCGGTCCTGCGCATCGATCGCCATCCCGAAAATCACGTCGTGGCTTAGTGAATTCGGGTTGTCGGGCTCGTAGTGAAACCAGCGACTCGCGTTCGTCTCCGGCGTGTACTGACACAGCCCCAGCGACGTGCCCACCCAGAGGCGATGCTGCCCGTCTTCCCGGATCACGTTGACCGGAATGTTCTCTTCCGGGCGGCCGAGGGCACATTTTTGAAATTGATCCCGCGTGCGGTCGTACCGGTTCAGGCCGTTGTTGGTGCCGATCCAGAGCCGCCGCTGGCTATCTTCCCAGATGCAGTTGATGATGTTGTGCGACAGGCTCGTGCTGTCGGCCTCGTCGTGCGCGTAGGTCACGAACGTTTGTCCGTCCCACCGGATCAGCCCGTCGTAGCTGGAGGCCCACAAAAAGCCGTAGCTGTCCTGGAACACGTATTCAATGTTGTCGCTGGGCAGCCCTTCGTCGGTCCCGAGGTGGTAGAGGTTGTAGGTCGCGGGCGCGGGGGACGTCGCCTCCGGGTGAGGGGCGGCACACAGGGTGGTTCCCAGAGCATCCACGAGAAGCAAGGCGAAGCAAAGCAGGCGTTTCACGAGGCAGGTGGTTGGTAAAAATGCAGGTACGCTGGGAGGGAAGATACAAAGATCTCCGAAACCCTCGTGCCGTGCTGGGCGGCTTTTGTGGGGGGTTCCGGCAGGTGCGGGACGGTCGTACGATCTTTTCGGATGCCTGTACTATCGTGCCTGCCCCGGGACACCTGTGGCATCCTTCCGGACGCACGTGCAACGCGCTTCCCGCCGCGCCGCCTACCTTTCGGCACCATCACTTTTTATCGTTCTATCACCCCAACCCCAAAGCAACCATGCAACACCCTTTCCGTCTTACCCACCCGAGGACGCGGTTCGGCATCCTTCTTCTAATTATTCTGGTGCCCTTTGCCGACTGCCTGGCGCAGACCT encodes:
- a CDS encoding two-component regulator propeller domain-containing protein, which produces MKRLLCFALLLVDALGTTLCAAPHPEATSPAPATYNLYHLGTDEGLPSDNIEYVFQDSYGFLWASSYDGLIRWDGQTFVTYAHDEADSTSLSHNIINCIWEDSQRRLWIGTNNGLNRYDRTRDQFQKCALGRPEENIPVNVIREDGQHRLWVGTSLGLCQYTPETNASRWFHYEPDNPNSLSHDVIFGMAIDAQDRLWLGTFNGGVTRFAPRTGTFVRLTHEADDPQRLSSNKIRSVYIDGPGRVWVGTFDRGITLLNQDGDVLRQYPRFSDEAGTGQDMISSLYEDHTGQLWVGVSNANAYFLDDQGNFQPFTNPAYKKPEVQARTVTSFCEDSFGNLWFATRGQGLFYTNPGKNVFRSYAQHKGPGGLNHPVVSSFLEDDRGTIWVGTDGGGLSRFEPQTQRFSHVTTQQGLSSNAVMDLKQDRNGQLWVATWSGGLVQFDPATRRAQVFMHDPADPHSLPYNNLKAVLPDDSLLWIGTHGEGLAVLDLRTHEIIHHRNNDRFPFDLRAPAWINHLYKDTKGRLWISTYSGLFVIEGPQMRHYAHRQDTTTISSNGVNMVAEDGLGQLWVVSESGGLDRYDEAADRFVRYSERYHLPHTLKALATDHQGQLWLSSNVGLIAFDPQAGTSVHYDVSDGLQGNSFFLKSVLKSRTGELYFGGTNGFNVFAPQQVQPPRFDAPFYLSDLYLFDQRQAPGADGSPLARELAFTDTLTLTHRQSFFTLAFAAINLYAPHKMQYRYKLEGLHDQWVNLHHEHRASFTNLDPGTYRFRVRYSDDGQHWQEASSPLHIVVLPPWWKTWWFRALVALALLSLIGLLFYLRVRSIKAHNRELREEVARQTHELLDANAALQESSEEVRQQNERLEEYNVEITRKTNKILHQQEQIVEQNQELEKTVNALADLNRTKDRFFSILAHDLKNPVYALLGNLAVLRQQARREQPHALHASVEHLHHSSRAISQLLDNLLDWSRTQSKNMAFAPVALSVRELLWRNETLVAPLCAQKELTLQIDVPTERYVWADAYMLDAIVRNLLSNAIKFTPRGGRIDVQARLEGEEVVLTVQDTGVGMTEAQRRNLFRIDHKSHTPGTEGETGTSLGLIITREFLHLNRGTIDVESTPGQGTTFRVRLPQAQDVSRPHVAADLKQLPSRALDWSVTTASESAPPPVWAVPEKLQLLKGRRVLIVDDDPALRAHLRALLSGIFEIFEAENGRQAIERAQEHQPAAIVSDMLMPVLDGLQFCRAIKQNPATCHIPVILLTSQREEESQLSGYEAGADAYLTKPLHQEMLVQLIYNCIQTQEKVRQKFLLSDEIHPDELLENKLDADFMETMVRYIEAHLQEPELNADALCDVTALSRSVLYAKCKTLTGQGVHEFIKSIRLKKSVRLLVEDRLSVSQIAYEVGFNSPSYYIRCFNKQYGVSPKEYLKRLRSEVSGSPEVP